The Tissierellales bacterium genome has a segment encoding these proteins:
- a CDS encoding divalent metal cation transporter encodes MSKKEKSVFKNIISLIGPGLITAAVVMGPGSITVSSKAGATMGYSVLWTVAIAAIMMAMFSKMGSTIGLMSEQSFLQTVSSKYGKVVAIIIGLSGFFITTGFQTGNNIGVGLALSSMFGGSVGLWAAAFTVVALTFLWTSADIYKFLERVMTFLVFIMIITFFGNLLIIRPNFGELAKGFIPSKPEIFGLVVAISATTFSIAAAAFQSYVVRSKGWTKDDLEEGIKSSNIGITILACISMVIIITAATVLKPAGITVESAVDMAMQLEPLLGPAAKWMFLFGLWSAAFSSFIGNAMIGGTFLADGLGLGDTMDSKWSKIFASGVMVLGTIAAIAFGQNPIQLLVLAQGTTIFAVPLMAIVMLLLANNEELMKEYKNKP; translated from the coding sequence ATGTCGAAAAAGGAGAAAAGCGTTTTTAAAAACATTATTTCTTTAATCGGACCTGGTTTAATAACAGCAGCAGTAGTAATGGGCCCTGGCAGTATAACAGTTAGTAGTAAAGCAGGAGCAACAATGGGGTATTCTGTATTATGGACAGTGGCTATAGCGGCTATAATGATGGCTATGTTTTCAAAGATGGGCTCAACTATTGGTCTTATGTCAGAACAATCCTTTTTACAAACTGTATCTAGTAAGTATGGAAAAGTAGTGGCAATTATAATAGGTTTAAGTGGATTTTTTATTACTACAGGATTTCAAACAGGAAATAATATAGGAGTGGGACTAGCCCTTAGTTCTATGTTTGGGGGTTCAGTAGGATTATGGGCAGCAGCTTTTACCGTAGTAGCCTTAACCTTTTTATGGACGTCTGCAGATATATATAAATTCTTAGAAAGAGTAATGACCTTTTTAGTATTTATAATGATAATTACCTTTTTCGGAAACTTATTAATAATTAGGCCTAATTTCGGAGAGCTTGCTAAAGGGTTTATTCCTAGTAAGCCAGAAATATTTGGATTAGTTGTAGCTATATCAGCAACTACTTTCAGTATTGCAGCAGCGGCTTTTCAATCATATGTTGTTCGTTCCAAAGGTTGGACTAAGGATGATTTAGAAGAAGGTATTAAAAGTTCAAACATTGGGATTACTATTCTAGCTTGTATTAGTATGGTTATAATTATAACAGCTGCTACAGTATTAAAACCTGCAGGTATTACTGTTGAAAGTGCAGTAGATATGGCTATGCAATTAGAGCCTTTACTTGGACCAGCGGCAAAGTGGATGTTTTTATTCGGACTTTGGTCTGCAGCATTTTCATCATTCATTGGTAATGCAATGATAGGAGGGACCTTCCTAGCAGATGGTCTTGGACTAGGGGATACTATGGATAGTAAATGGTCTAAAATATTTGCTTCAGGAGTAATGGTTTTAGGAACTATTGCAGCTATAGCATTTGGACAAAACCCTATCCAATTATTAGTACTGGCCCAAGGAACTACTATATTTGCAGTTCCATTAATGGCAATAGTTATGTTATTACTAGCAAATAATGAAGAATTAATGAAAGAATACAAGAATAAGCCTAT
- a CDS encoding dihydrodipicolinate synthase family protein, translated as MKFKEVQKKIEKSIIPAVPVPFKEDGSIDYDSQASYVKWMNDQPIKSVALWAHTGRGLNLTKEQRENVFNSWRQGLSDDKLILCGVGANGNGSISDEEYIEKAVDMAKHAKELGADMILPYAPTLFRGRDDQDEMIVKYHERIAEVGLPMILFFLYEAAGGITYSQDVLRKLFNIENVIGIKMATLDSIMTYQDVSNLIVEEYPHVSLITGEDRMFGYTIMRDAVGALVGLGSIYTQLQFDMMKAYYNGKYEEFIEKNALVEEIAEYTFYAPMEGYIERVLYILGKKGIIHMESANDPYGPGVTDEERKRIDKVIEKLGDM; from the coding sequence ATGAAGTTTAAAGAAGTTCAAAAAAAGATAGAAAAAAGTATAATACCAGCTGTACCAGTACCTTTTAAAGAGGATGGGAGTATTGACTATGATTCCCAAGCATCCTATGTAAAGTGGATGAATGATCAACCTATAAAATCTGTTGCTTTATGGGCCCATACAGGTAGAGGACTTAATCTTACAAAAGAACAAAGGGAAAATGTTTTCAATTCCTGGCGTCAAGGACTTAGTGATGACAAGTTAATACTTTGTGGTGTAGGTGCTAATGGAAATGGTTCTATAAGTGATGAAGAGTACATTGAGAAAGCTGTAGATATGGCGAAGCATGCAAAAGAATTAGGAGCAGATATGATTCTCCCTTACGCTCCAACTTTGTTTAGGGGTAGAGATGATCAGGATGAAATGATAGTAAAATACCATGAAAGAATTGCAGAAGTAGGACTTCCAATGATTTTATTCTTCTTGTATGAAGCAGCAGGAGGAATTACTTATTCTCAAGATGTACTAAGGAAATTATTTAATATAGAAAATGTAATTGGAATAAAAATGGCTACTTTGGATTCAATAATGACTTATCAAGATGTAAGTAATTTAATAGTAGAAGAATATCCACATGTATCTTTAATTACAGGAGAAGATAGAATGTTTGGATATACAATTATGAGGGATGCAGTAGGAGCATTAGTAGGATTAGGCAGTATATATACTCAATTACAATTCGACATGATGAAAGCTTATTACAATGGTAAGTATGAGGAGTTTATTGAAAAAAATGCTCTTGTTGAAGAAATAGCAGAATATACATTCTATGCTCCTATGGAAGGATATATAGAAAGAGTACTTTATATACTAGGTAAAAAAGGAATAATTCATATGGAATCAGCAAATGATCCTTATGGTCCAGGAGTAACAGATGAAGAAAGAAAAAGAATTGATAAAGTTATTGAAAAATTAGGAGATATGTAA